A region from the Natronoarchaeum mannanilyticum genome encodes:
- a CDS encoding type IV pilin encodes MTDRGVAPLVGVALLVLLSVALAAVVAGGLAAVDADDPPPAATLEVDADADADRIGVTHGGGDALDPDAVSLRVEIDGENLDRQPPVPFFSVRGFDPGPNGPFNSGWHGDWVAGETASLRVAGTNDPDGIDEGETVRVVVKVDGRVLADQRAVAQ; translated from the coding sequence GTGACCGATCGCGGAGTGGCCCCGCTCGTCGGCGTCGCCCTACTCGTGCTCCTCAGCGTCGCGCTCGCGGCCGTCGTCGCGGGCGGTCTGGCGGCGGTCGACGCCGACGATCCGCCGCCCGCGGCGACGCTGGAGGTCGACGCCGACGCCGACGCGGACCGGATCGGCGTGACTCACGGCGGCGGGGACGCGCTCGATCCGGACGCCGTCTCGCTGCGCGTCGAGATCGACGGCGAGAACCTCGACCGCCAGCCACCGGTTCCGTTCTTTTCGGTACGGGGGTTCGATCCGGGACCGAACGGGCCGTTCAACTCGGGCTGGCACGGCGACTGGGTGGCCGGCGAGACGGCGTCACTGCGCGTCGCCGGCACGAACGATCCCGACGGTATCGACGAGGGCGAGACTGTTCGGGTTGTCGTCAAAGTCGACGGACGAGTGCTCGCCGATCAACGCGCCGTCGCGCAGTAA
- a CDS encoding DUF7344 domain-containing protein: MASLSRIFDLLSEERRRYALYYLEQSEEPVPVDELAERIAEWEDDPDALDLPEDEYRGVEIELEHKHLPKASDAEFVEYDPAEGVVEVTGSPAEFSAIISVSETVERPSSD, encoded by the coding sequence ATGGCATCCCTGAGCAGGATTTTCGACCTCCTTAGCGAGGAACGACGCCGGTACGCCCTGTATTATCTCGAACAGAGCGAGGAGCCGGTCCCGGTCGACGAACTCGCCGAGCGGATCGCCGAGTGGGAGGACGATCCCGACGCCCTCGACCTGCCCGAGGACGAGTACCGAGGCGTCGAGATCGAACTGGAACACAAGCACCTCCCGAAGGCGTCCGACGCCGAGTTCGTCGAGTACGATCCCGCCGAAGGGGTCGTCGAGGTGACGGGGAGCCCGGCGGAGTTCTCGGCGATCATCTCGGTCTCCGAGACGGTCGAGCGTCCGAGTAGCGACTGA
- a CDS encoding helix-turn-helix transcriptional regulator, giving the protein MRVRAALLTVPLLFALLVAPAAGTAFLPAGAADGPSAQSAAPTLQSDGANESDVRQVFRINLTADGDARWTVTTRIHDLDTEDDRQAFRDLAAEYEAGETDAGYSAATFEPFAANASESTGREMTIRNESRSTRLDNGTGYLSFSFTWTNFARVDGDRVALGDAFLTPSGTWLSDLEAGQRLMITAPNGYAYESWNFGTSPDGGVKGGTATWTGPATFEPGGIEATYVATGGSEEPPGSPGEQPSDSPFDGLALLGVGLVAIVGGLALGGYVLRERDDAASRIAAAIPGVGDDPATGEDESLTARLTSSGEPAADEAASGDREAGTTTDADGASTDDDEAASSDGADGEAAGVAGAAANASDADDGAADSGDEIDPELLSDEERVERLLRENGGRMKQASIVTETGWSNAKVSQLLSSMDEEGRVDKLRIGRENLISLPDEDVTEVE; this is encoded by the coding sequence ATGCGGGTTCGCGCCGCCCTCCTGACAGTCCCGCTGTTGTTCGCCCTCCTCGTCGCCCCGGCCGCCGGAACGGCCTTCCTACCGGCGGGTGCGGCCGACGGTCCGTCCGCCCAGTCCGCGGCGCCGACGCTACAGAGCGACGGCGCCAACGAGTCGGACGTGCGCCAGGTGTTCCGGATCAACCTCACGGCGGACGGCGACGCGCGCTGGACCGTCACCACGCGAATCCACGACCTCGACACCGAGGACGACCGGCAGGCGTTCCGCGACCTGGCCGCGGAGTACGAGGCCGGCGAGACGGACGCCGGTTACTCCGCGGCGACGTTCGAGCCGTTCGCCGCCAACGCCTCGGAGTCGACCGGCCGAGAGATGACGATCCGCAACGAGAGCCGCTCGACCCGCCTGGACAACGGGACGGGCTACCTGTCTTTCTCGTTCACCTGGACCAACTTCGCGCGCGTCGACGGCGACCGCGTCGCGCTCGGGGACGCGTTCCTGACGCCGTCCGGGACGTGGCTGTCCGATCTCGAAGCCGGGCAACGACTCATGATCACCGCGCCGAACGGCTACGCCTACGAGTCCTGGAACTTCGGCACCTCGCCGGACGGCGGCGTCAAGGGAGGTACCGCGACCTGGACCGGACCGGCGACGTTCGAACCCGGCGGCATCGAGGCGACGTACGTCGCCACGGGCGGGTCCGAGGAGCCGCCCGGATCGCCGGGCGAGCAGCCGAGCGACTCGCCGTTCGACGGGCTCGCGCTGCTCGGCGTCGGTCTCGTCGCGATCGTCGGCGGGCTGGCGCTGGGGGGGTACGTCCTCAGGGAACGCGACGACGCCGCATCCCGGATTGCCGCGGCGATCCCCGGCGTCGGTGACGATCCGGCTACCGGCGAGGACGAGTCTCTCACCGCTCGGCTGACGTCGTCAGGCGAACCGGCGGCCGACGAGGCGGCATCCGGCGACCGCGAGGCCGGGACGACGACCGATGCTGATGGCGCCAGTACGGACGACGACGAAGCGGCGTCGAGCGACGGCGCCGACGGCGAGGCTGCCGGCGTTGCGGGCGCCGCCGCGAACGCGTCGGACGCGGACGACGGTGCCGCCGATAGCGGCGACGAGATCGACCCCGAACTGCTCAGCGACGAGGAGCGCGTCGAGCGACTCCTCCGGGAGAACGGCGGTCGGATGAAGCAGGCCTCGATCGTCACGGAAACGGGCTGGTCGAACGCGAAGGTGTCCCAGCTGCTGTCGTCGATGGACGAAGAGGGCCGGGTCGACAAGCTCCGGATCGGTCGGGAGAACCTGATCAGCCTGCCGGACGAGGACGTGACCGAGGTCGAGTGA
- the ahaH gene encoding ATP synthase archaeal subunit H: MPRPEVLDRIQEAEDEADEIVAEAEADRDDRIAEARDRAEEIRQQAETEAQELKEERLSEAREELSEEREEILEEGRQQRDQLAETASEREDEVVEHVLEVFTEAVHAQT; encoded by the coding sequence ATGCCGAGGCCAGAGGTTCTCGACCGAATACAGGAGGCCGAAGACGAAGCCGACGAGATCGTCGCTGAGGCCGAGGCGGATCGGGACGACCGCATCGCCGAGGCGCGCGACCGCGCCGAGGAGATCCGCCAGCAGGCGGAGACCGAGGCCCAGGAGCTCAAGGAGGAGCGGCTCTCGGAGGCTCGCGAGGAACTGTCCGAGGAACGCGAGGAGATCCTCGAAGAAGGACGCCAACAGCGCGACCAGCTCGCCGAGACCGCAAGCGAGCGTGAGGACGAGGTGGTCGAACACGTCCTCGAGGTGTTCACGGAGGCGGTGCATGCTCAGACCTGA
- a CDS encoding HalOD1 output domain-containing protein — MSSTALSDESARTVAEKVVDAISDAEGEAATELTPPLYDAIDPEALDAVTESMNSEGTIAFEYCGHEVRVDGDGEISIDG; from the coding sequence ATGAGCAGCACAGCCCTCAGTGACGAGTCTGCCCGAACCGTCGCCGAAAAGGTAGTCGACGCGATATCGGATGCGGAAGGCGAAGCGGCGACCGAACTGACGCCGCCGCTGTACGACGCTATCGATCCGGAGGCGTTGGACGCCGTGACCGAGTCGATGAACTCTGAGGGGACGATCGCGTTCGAGTACTGCGGCCACGAGGTGCGAGTCGACGGCGACGGAGAAATCTCGATCGACGGCTGA
- a CDS encoding methyltransferase domain-containing protein: MGVLENKRRARLFYKYLSQVYDRVNPFIWNEEMREEAIGMLDIEEGDRVLDVGCGTGFATEGLLERTENVHGLDQSVHQMEKAWAKLGKHDPVQFARGDAERLPYQTDSFDVIWSSGSIEYWPHPVTALREFRRVVKPGGQVLVVGPNNPKNSLAQKVADAIMLFYDDEEADRMFSEAGYEAIEHRLMGPSHKPNIAIVTAARAPE; this comes from the coding sequence ATGGGCGTTCTCGAGAACAAGCGGCGCGCACGGCTGTTCTACAAGTACCTCTCGCAGGTGTACGACCGGGTAAACCCGTTCATCTGGAACGAGGAGATGCGCGAGGAGGCGATCGGTATGCTCGACATCGAGGAGGGCGACCGGGTGCTCGACGTCGGCTGCGGCACCGGGTTCGCCACCGAGGGACTGCTGGAGCGCACCGAGAACGTCCACGGACTCGACCAGAGCGTCCACCAGATGGAGAAGGCGTGGGCCAAGCTCGGCAAGCACGACCCAGTGCAGTTCGCCCGCGGCGACGCCGAGCGGCTTCCGTACCAGACCGACAGCTTCGACGTGATCTGGTCGTCGGGCTCGATCGAGTACTGGCCCCACCCGGTGACCGCGCTGCGGGAGTTCCGCCGCGTCGTCAAGCCCGGCGGGCAGGTGCTCGTCGTCGGGCCGAACAACCCGAAGAACTCTCTCGCGCAGAAAGTCGCCGACGCGATCATGCTGTTCTACGACGACGAGGAGGCCGACCGGATGTTCTCCGAGGCGGGCTACGAGGCGATCGAACACCGACTGATGGGGCCCTCCCACAAGCCCAACATCGCGATCGTCACCGCGGCCCGCGCGCCCGAATAG
- a CDS encoding cold-shock protein, producing MAKGNVDFFNDTGGYGFIETDEEDDDVFFHMEDVGGEDLEEGQEVEFSIEQAPKGPRATNLTRL from the coding sequence ATGGCGAAAGGAAACGTTGATTTCTTCAACGACACTGGCGGCTACGGTTTCATCGAGACGGACGAGGAAGACGACGACGTGTTTTTCCACATGGAGGACGTCGGCGGCGAGGACCTCGAAGAGGGACAGGAAGTCGAATTCAGCATCGAGCAGGCCCCCAAGGGTCCGCGCGCGACGAACCTCACCCGGCTGTAA
- a CDS encoding electron transfer flavoprotein subunit beta/FixA family protein has protein sequence MKVLVTVKEVARVADDFEIEGTEVGEQYREYDLNEWDDYAIEAAVQLAEAGEDVEVVTATIGPERSEETIRMALAKGADRAIRVWDDALEDVETLDVGAKAEILAGVVEAEEPDLVLSGVQAEDDAFGGTGVALAERVGYGWAAVVNDLDLEPGGDVASVRRELEGGVEELTDVELPAVLTIQTGINEPRYASLRGIRQAQSKELDVQTLADLGIDAAAADSRIDVTEMFVPETESDAELFEGDAGESAAKLAGVLRDKGVSAE, from the coding sequence ATGAAGGTTCTGGTCACGGTCAAGGAAGTGGCGCGGGTCGCGGACGACTTCGAGATCGAGGGCACCGAAGTCGGCGAGCAGTACCGCGAGTACGACCTCAACGAGTGGGACGACTACGCGATCGAGGCGGCCGTCCAGCTCGCCGAGGCCGGCGAGGACGTCGAGGTCGTCACCGCGACGATCGGGCCCGAACGCAGCGAGGAGACGATCCGGATGGCGTTGGCGAAAGGCGCCGACCGCGCGATCCGGGTCTGGGACGACGCGCTGGAGGACGTAGAGACGCTCGACGTCGGCGCCAAGGCCGAGATCCTGGCGGGCGTCGTCGAAGCCGAGGAGCCCGACCTCGTGCTGTCGGGCGTCCAGGCGGAGGACGACGCCTTCGGCGGCACCGGCGTCGCGCTCGCCGAGCGCGTCGGCTACGGCTGGGCCGCGGTCGTCAACGATCTCGACCTCGAACCGGGCGGCGACGTCGCGTCGGTGCGCCGCGAGCTGGAGGGCGGCGTCGAGGAGCTGACCGACGTCGAGCTGCCCGCGGTGCTGACGATCCAGACGGGGATCAACGAGCCCCGGTACGCGAGCCTGCGGGGCATCCGCCAGGCCCAGTCGAAGGAGCTCGACGTGCAGACGCTCGCCGATCTGGGGATCGACGCCGCGGCGGCCGACAGCCGGATCGACGTGACCGAGATGTTCGTCCCCGAGACCGAAAGCGACGCCGAGCTGTTCGAGGGCGACGCCGGCGAGAGCGCGGCGAAGTTAGCCGGCGTTCTCCGCGACAAGGGGGTGAGCGCGGAATGA
- a CDS encoding Lrp/AsnC family transcriptional regulator, translating into MPPENLDELDRKILRALADDARNVTTEEIADQVGLASSTVAARINDLEEDGVVDGYAPMIDYRQAGFDPHMILFGTAIDDEFSVEDTLAVDGVTCVRRLATDEENVLIELVAASQEEIERRLDALDEQGLEITRTEVLREEAAQPLGGFGDDPE; encoded by the coding sequence ATGCCTCCGGAGAACCTCGACGAACTCGACCGAAAGATCCTCCGCGCGCTGGCCGACGATGCGCGGAACGTCACGACCGAAGAGATCGCCGACCAGGTCGGGTTGGCGTCGAGTACGGTCGCAGCCAGGATCAACGATCTCGAAGAAGACGGCGTCGTCGATGGGTACGCGCCGATGATCGACTACCGGCAGGCCGGGTTCGACCCGCACATGATTCTCTTCGGCACCGCGATCGACGACGAGTTCTCGGTCGAGGACACGCTCGCGGTCGACGGCGTGACCTGCGTCCGCCGGCTCGCGACCGACGAGGAGAACGTGCTGATCGAACTGGTCGCCGCGAGTCAGGAGGAGATCGAGCGCCGACTCGACGCACTCGACGAGCAAGGCCTCGAGATCACGCGCACCGAGGTGCTCCGTGAAGAGGCGGCCCAGCCGCTCGGCGGATTCGGCGACGATCCGGAGTAG
- a CDS encoding DUF7096 domain-containing protein, producing the protein MTRIPATVVVALLLLVSPVVAATPAGGVDPASADGATPSIEHEVAAPAVDATSLTESAGPISWITHDGQSSRGVAGETARSIGSTLGMADRDLRAELTEARYENRFEAGDTSAERQAVLDEALADMERRHDRLVEREREAIAEHAAGERSTEAFLRELAKISADASAVERRLDHLDRLADRDADVEISTRNLRYAMSRFDTPIRNDLVAATTAGGPVGERIYVETSENTAVLSKIEGDQYLREGIQTDQYDPDGTEQFQSREEVLETAGSHYPWLYSLAPNEREPSSRTYGTTTRETVNNHPAGSSRIFLDSSTKGVFLEYHTLDLAALDQTATVRPSDSEFTVGANRVPNGGPLWVNVTDDGGDPIDATVTIGDGHTARTGDDGVAWLLAPEGDVTVTVSAPGAAENATVTVRALSG; encoded by the coding sequence ATGACACGCATCCCCGCGACGGTCGTCGTCGCCCTCCTCCTCCTCGTGTCGCCGGTGGTCGCCGCGACACCCGCCGGCGGCGTCGACCCTGCGAGCGCCGACGGGGCCACCCCCTCGATCGAGCACGAGGTCGCTGCGCCGGCCGTCGACGCGACCTCGCTCACCGAGTCGGCCGGACCCATCTCGTGGATCACCCACGACGGCCAGTCGTCGAGGGGCGTAGCCGGCGAGACAGCCCGGAGCATCGGTAGCACGCTGGGAATGGCGGACCGCGACCTCCGCGCGGAGCTGACCGAGGCGCGGTACGAGAACCGCTTCGAAGCGGGCGATACGAGCGCCGAGCGACAGGCCGTGCTCGACGAGGCGCTGGCGGACATGGAGCGGCGACACGACCGGCTCGTCGAACGGGAGCGAGAGGCCATCGCCGAGCACGCCGCGGGCGAGCGGTCGACGGAGGCGTTCCTCCGGGAGCTCGCCAAGATATCCGCCGACGCGTCCGCCGTCGAACGGCGGCTCGACCACCTCGACCGGCTCGCGGACCGCGACGCCGACGTGGAGATCAGTACGCGCAACCTGCGGTACGCGATGTCGCGGTTCGACACGCCGATCAGGAACGACCTCGTCGCCGCGACGACGGCCGGCGGCCCAGTCGGGGAGCGCATCTACGTCGAGACGTCCGAGAACACCGCCGTTCTCTCGAAGATCGAGGGCGATCAGTACCTTCGCGAGGGGATCCAGACCGACCAGTACGATCCCGACGGCACCGAGCAGTTCCAGAGCCGCGAGGAGGTCCTCGAGACCGCCGGCAGTCACTACCCCTGGCTCTACTCGCTTGCGCCCAACGAGCGGGAGCCGTCCTCGCGAACGTACGGGACGACGACCCGCGAGACCGTGAACAACCACCCCGCGGGCTCCAGCCGCATCTTCCTCGACAGTTCCACGAAAGGCGTGTTCCTCGAGTATCACACGCTCGACCTCGCGGCGCTCGACCAGACGGCCACCGTGCGACCGTCGGACAGCGAGTTCACCGTGGGCGCGAACCGCGTCCCCAACGGCGGCCCGCTCTGGGTCAACGTCACCGACGACGGCGGTGATCCGATCGACGCCACGGTGACGATCGGCGACGGGCACACGGCCCGAACCGGCGACGACGGCGTCGCGTGGTTGCTCGCCCCCGAGGGCGACGTGACGGTGACGGTGTCGGCGCCCGGCGCCGCCGAAAACGCGACCGTGACGGTGCGGGCGCTGTCGGGCTGA
- a CDS encoding FAD-dependent oxidoreductase, which yields MDRTDVLIVGGGGTGTGIARDLAMRGVDVTLVDRGGLGSGTTGRSHGLLHSGARYAEADATGARECIAENEILREIAGRCIDDSGGLFVQLSEDDPDYFDEKRDACREHGIPAEELTPEEARETVPDLADDVERALSVPDGVIYPSRLVAATAAGAREHGATVLPDAPVIDLLVEDSEGRRPSNQSSGQRPRDEAVVGAELDHEVGEIRADHVVNATGAWADQLGSMAGVDLDMKPTRGVMVGVDYPGLGPVVNRCRPPSDGDIVVPHENEAVLGTTSVAVDDPDDYEQADWEIEQTIEECAAMLPPVADASRTRTYWGVRPLYGPEEAELEGERGISRGFFVVDHADRDGVDGFTSVVGGKLTTHRLMAEAAADHVADVLGVDAPCRTAEETLPGHRDPERLDALVEEFDAGGPADADVIGGR from the coding sequence ATGGACCGAACTGACGTTCTGATCGTGGGCGGCGGGGGCACCGGCACGGGGATCGCGCGGGATCTGGCGATGCGCGGCGTCGACGTGACGCTGGTCGATCGCGGCGGCCTGGGATCGGGGACGACCGGCCGCTCGCACGGGCTGCTGCACAGCGGCGCGCGGTACGCCGAGGCCGACGCGACCGGTGCCCGCGAGTGCATCGCCGAGAACGAGATTCTCCGCGAGATCGCGGGCCGTTGCATCGACGACTCCGGTGGCCTGTTCGTCCAACTGTCCGAAGACGATCCCGACTACTTCGACGAAAAGCGCGACGCCTGCCGCGAGCACGGCATTCCGGCCGAGGAACTCACGCCCGAGGAAGCCCGAGAGACGGTGCCCGACCTCGCCGACGACGTCGAGCGGGCGCTGTCGGTGCCCGACGGCGTGATCTACCCCTCGCGGCTCGTCGCCGCGACGGCCGCCGGCGCGCGCGAACACGGCGCGACGGTACTTCCCGACGCTCCGGTTATCGACCTACTCGTGGAGGATAGCGAGGGCCGACGGCCCTCGAACCAGTCGAGCGGCCAGCGGCCGAGAGACGAGGCGGTCGTCGGCGCCGAACTCGACCACGAGGTCGGCGAGATACGGGCCGACCACGTCGTCAACGCGACGGGCGCCTGGGCGGACCAGCTCGGCTCGATGGCCGGCGTCGACCTCGACATGAAGCCGACGCGGGGCGTGATGGTCGGCGTCGACTACCCCGGACTGGGCCCGGTAGTGAACCGCTGCCGGCCGCCGTCGGACGGCGACATCGTGGTGCCTCACGAGAACGAGGCGGTCCTCGGAACGACCAGCGTCGCCGTCGACGATCCGGACGACTACGAGCAGGCCGACTGGGAGATCGAGCAGACGATCGAGGAGTGCGCCGCGATGCTCCCGCCGGTGGCCGACGCGTCGCGGACCAGAACGTACTGGGGCGTCCGACCGCTGTACGGCCCGGAGGAAGCTGAACTTGAGGGCGAGCGCGGCATCTCGCGGGGCTTCTTCGTCGTCGATCACGCCGACCGCGACGGCGTCGACGGGTTCACCAGCGTCGTCGGCGGGAAGCTCACCACGCACCGACTGATGGCCGAAGCCGCCGCCGATCACGTCGCAGACGTCCTCGGCGTCGATGCGCCCTGCCGGACCGCCGAGGAGACGCTGCCGGGCCACCGCGACCCCGAGCGCCTGGACGCCCTCGTCGAGGAGTTCGACGCCGGCGGACCGGCTGACGCCGACGTGATCGGCGGCCGGTAA
- a CDS encoding electron transfer flavoprotein subunit alpha/FixB family protein → MSDVLAVAEHRRGDLRDVSLELLTAGRELADQTGGDLHAAVIGGAVDEFAEKLDREGVDRVLAVDEGEEFNHDVSLQSVEQLAAAVDPAVVLTPNSVNGLDYAPALAESLDLPYVSDAVELSIDGDELTAEREMYGSKVATTCSVDASDGVVATIRSGEWPTAEGTGDAEIESFDVEIDDSRVFSSVRGFEEVGGGDVDISEADVLVSVGRGIEEEENIDLIRDLADALDATLSASRPIVDNGWLPKNRQVGQSGKVVTPDVYIAIGISGAVQHVAGMKGSDTIVAINTDPNAPIFDIADYGIVDDLFDVVPALIEEFEG, encoded by the coding sequence ATGAGCGACGTGCTCGCCGTCGCGGAGCACCGCCGCGGCGACCTTCGGGACGTCAGCCTCGAACTGCTCACCGCGGGTCGCGAACTCGCCGACCAGACCGGCGGCGACCTCCACGCCGCGGTGATCGGCGGCGCGGTCGACGAGTTCGCCGAGAAGCTCGACCGCGAGGGCGTCGACCGCGTCCTCGCCGTCGACGAGGGCGAGGAGTTCAACCACGACGTCTCCCTCCAGTCGGTCGAGCAGCTCGCCGCCGCCGTCGATCCGGCAGTGGTGCTCACGCCCAACAGCGTCAACGGGCTCGACTACGCGCCGGCGCTGGCCGAGTCGCTCGACCTGCCCTACGTCTCCGACGCGGTCGAGCTCTCGATCGACGGCGACGAGCTCACCGCCGAGCGCGAGATGTACGGCTCGAAGGTCGCTACCACCTGTTCGGTCGACGCGAGCGACGGCGTCGTCGCGACGATCCGCAGCGGCGAGTGGCCGACCGCCGAGGGCACCGGCGACGCCGAAATCGAGTCGTTTGACGTCGAGATCGACGACTCGCGCGTGTTCTCGTCGGTCCGGGGCTTCGAGGAGGTCGGCGGCGGCGACGTCGACATCAGCGAGGCCGACGTGCTGGTCTCGGTCGGCCGCGGGATCGAGGAGGAGGAGAACATCGACCTGATCCGGGATCTCGCGGACGCGCTGGACGCGACGCTGTCGGCCTCGCGGCCGATCGTCGACAACGGCTGGCTCCCCAAGAACCGGCAGGTCGGCCAGTCGGGCAAGGTCGTCACGCCCGACGTCTACATCGCCATCGGCATCTCCGGCGCCGTCCAGCACGTCGCCGGCATGAAAGGGTCCGATACGATCGTCGCGATCAACACCGACCCGAACGCGCCGATCTTCGACATCGCCGACTACGGCATCGTCGACGACCTGTTCGACGTAGTGCCGGCGCTGATCGAGGAGTTCGAGGGGTAG